The bacterium DNA window GTAGTGTGCCGCTTGTTGTCTTGCCAGAGAGACCTATTACGCAATTATCTGTGGCGAAATGATATTGAGCTCATGGTGTTAATTGAACCAGTATGATCGAGCACCGCTATTGAACTATGAACATCAGTACTTCTTTGATTGCTCAAGCACGCAAGGAGAAAATGCTCGGATACGCTTTGTTGGGGCAAGTTCGTGAAAGAAAACAGTAAGAATGCATTGTGACAAAGCGCTATCAATACAATGCCATGAAGAGACTAAAGTAAAAAAATATGAAGACAGATTCTTTTGAGTCCCTCTCCTTGAATCCGAGAATACTCGCTGCTCTCAAGGAAGTTGGTTATTCGGAGCCGACTGAAATACAATCGGCCGTAATTCCACTTGCGATTGATGGACAAGATATTCTAGGCGCAGCGCAGACAGGAACCGGAAAAACGGCAGCGTTCGTACTCCCCATTCTTGAACGAATGGCTATGAGCGAATCAGAGAATGAGCTTGAGCGGGGTATGCAGGCGCAGCCCTCTGAGGGCGATGCCCACGATCAGTCTGATTCTCGAGGAAAGCGACAGAAGAAGCGGCGGAATCGATTCGTCCGAGCGCTCATTCTTAGCCCAACTCGTGAGCTTGCACAGCAAATTGAGGAAAATGTTGAAGCCTATGCGAAGTTTCTCCCCTTTAATGTGCTCTCTGTTGTCGGTGGACTTTCTATTCAGCGACAGATAAAGCAGATTCAAAAAGGGGTTGATATTCTGGTAGCTACGCCAGGCAGGCTGCTCGACCTTCTCTATCGAAAGCAAGTGGATCTCCGTCGTGTGGAGTACTTTGTACTCGATGAAGCTGACCGAATGCTTGATATGGGATTCGTCCATGATGTGCAGGACATAGCAAAAAAGATCCCTAAAGAACGACAAACATTCTTCTTTTCTGCGACTACCTCCGGAGAGGTTGGTAGTTTAGCACGAGTGTTACTGCAGAATCCTCAAACCGTTGCTGTGCATCCCCCAGATACAGTCAATGAGAATGTTGAGAGCCAGGTTCTTTTCGTCGAAAGACGGGATAAGCGTGAGCTTATTCTTGAGTTAGTGAGAGATCCCGAGATGACAAGAGTGCTGATATTTACGGCGACAAAATCTGACGCCAATGTATTAGCGGCTATTCTGTCGAGACAAGATATTGCTACCGCAGCGATCCACTCAGATAAGAGTCAACGAGATCGCCAACAGGCATTGCGTGCGTTTGATAGTGGAGAGAATCGGGTATTGGTTGCAACGGATGTGATGGCTCGAGGAATTGATGTAGAGGGTATTAGTCATGTGATCAATTATGATCTGCCCGGCGATCCAGAGAATTTTGTCCATCGAATTGGCCGCACGGCTAGGGCTGGTTCTCGAGGAATTGCTCTTTCCTTATGCGACCTTGACGAAGTGAAGGCACTTCATTTAATCGAGAGTTTTATCGGGAGCACGCTCGATGTAGATCGAGAGCATGCATTCCATTCGAAATTTGTTGAAACGATGAAGAATCGTAGGGAGTCTCCTTTTGCGAAGAAGCGTTCGGGACGAGGAGGCTCGCGTGGTCGCGGTCGTCGCGGGCGCTAGTGAATGTGCCCTCTAGTGAATGGTTTATGAAGATGGTTTGTCTGAAAAAGCGTTAATTAAAAGCCTTTAACTTTTCTTCAAAAGTAGCTT harbors:
- a CDS encoding DEAD/DEAH box helicase gives rise to the protein MKTDSFESLSLNPRILAALKEVGYSEPTEIQSAVIPLAIDGQDILGAAQTGTGKTAAFVLPILERMAMSESENELERGMQAQPSEGDAHDQSDSRGKRQKKRRNRFVRALILSPTRELAQQIEENVEAYAKFLPFNVLSVVGGLSIQRQIKQIQKGVDILVATPGRLLDLLYRKQVDLRRVEYFVLDEADRMLDMGFVHDVQDIAKKIPKERQTFFFSATTSGEVGSLARVLLQNPQTVAVHPPDTVNENVESQVLFVERRDKRELILELVRDPEMTRVLIFTATKSDANVLAAILSRQDIATAAIHSDKSQRDRQQALRAFDSGENRVLVATDVMARGIDVEGISHVINYDLPGDPENFVHRIGRTARAGSRGIALSLCDLDEVKALHLIESFIGSTLDVDREHAFHSKFVETMKNRRESPFAKKRSGRGGSRGRGRRGR